A stretch of Gouania willdenowi chromosome 21, fGouWil2.1, whole genome shotgun sequence DNA encodes these proteins:
- the LOC114455598 gene encoding TGF-beta receptor type-2-like produces the protein MMARSRTLWTGILFLLVAGFPLVVQSFSHLSSNMCKWCEASIPMCKDSVCFSNCTLSSFCEVAEEICVAIWRKNNDTMTVQTMCHHRTLPLEGVDPNLLVNLTRRECHMVPQPSEHGDMMVCGCQGEHECNDKLIFDKGANGFSRLQSKDVIPVVVVSLVPLILVAIFATAAFYFYRIRRPNKPGPPARPDWPTKGSPELYQALDSQHGGPGARAQDVGGMAGPASEGEESNTKGPSFNDDVITENTDWNGRMTNVLPIKMELQVGKGRFAEVWKARLLQGERGGVNIYETVAVKVFPAMEYASWRNECSIFSDPQLEHDNVVKFLAAEQRESPGHSLQTYWLVLAYHSLGNLQDFLTVNIVSWEELIAIASSIAKGLAHLHSDTTPNGVPKVPVAHRDLKSSNIVMKSRRECALCDFGLALRLDLSLTVDDYANSGQVGTARYMAPEVLESRVNLEDLEAFKQMDVYSMALVLWELASRCHAIGEVKNYEPAFGSKVCEQPCVDSMRDLVLRDRGRPEIPSAWTQKPGMNVFCSTITECWDHDPEARLTAHCVVERFSALEEEEEEEGNQEVMGQGSEEERQTQEQQEQEELR, from the exons ATGATGGCCCGGAGCCGGACGCTTTGGACCGGGATCCTCTTCCTGCTCGTAGCCG gTTTTCCACTTGTCGTCCAGTCTTTCAGTCATTTGAGTTCTAACATGTGTAAATGGTGCGAGGCCTCCATTCCGATGTGTAAAGATAGTGTTTGCTTCAGTAACTGCACTCTAAGCTCCTTCTGTGAGGTTGCTGAGGAAATCTGCGTTGCCATATG GAGGAAAAACAACGACACAATGACGGTACAGACCATGTGTCACCACAGGACGCTGCCACTGGAGGGCGTTGACCCAAACCTGCTGGTAAACTTAACCAGAAGAGAGTGTCACATGGTCCCACAGCCCTCAGAGCATGGAGACATGATGGTCTGTGGCTGCCAGGGTGAACACGAATGTAACGACAAACTCATCTTTGACAAAGGAGCCAATG GTTTCTCGCGATTGCAAAGTAAAGATGTGATCCCAGTAGTGGTGGTCAGTTTGGTTCCTCTCATCCTGGTGGCAATCTTTGCAACCGCTGCCTTCTACTTTTACCGTATCCGCCGCCCTAATAAACCTGGTCCTCCTGCACGCCCTGATTGGCCCACCAAAGGTAGCCCGGAGCTCTACCAGGCCTTAGACAGTCAGCATGGGGGTCCTGGTGCTCGAGCACAGGACGTAGGAGGTATGGCAGGCCCTGCTTCTGAAGGAGAGGAGTCTAACACAAAGGGACCATCTTTCAACGATGACGTCATCACTGAGAACACAGATTGGAATGGCCGGATGACTAATGTGCTGCCCATTAAGATGGAGCTGCAGGTGGGGAAGGGACGCTTTGCTGAGGTTTGGAAGGCTCGGCTGCTGCAGGGAGAAAGAGGTGGTGTGAACATTTATGAAACTGTGGCGGTGAAGGTGTTTCCAGCCATGGAATACGCTTCATGGAGAAACGAGTGCTCCATCTTCTCAGACCCCCAGCTGGAGCATGACAATGTTGTTAAGTTCCTGGCAGCAGAACAGAGGGAATCACCCGGGCACTCCCTGCAAACCTACTGGCTGGTTCTGGCCTATCACAGCCTTGGAAACTTGCAGGATTTCCTAACAGTGAACATAGTGAGCTGGGAAGAACTTATTGCCATTGCAAGCAGCATTGCTAAAGGATTAGCTCATCTCCATAGTGACACAACACCCAACGGGGTACCAAAG GTGCCAGTTGCTCATCGTGACCTAAAGAGCAGCAACATTGTGATGAAAAGCAGGAGGGAGTGCGCGTTATGTGACTTCGGTCTGGCGTTACGATTGGACCTCTCCCTCACGGTTGACGACTATGCCAACAGTGGACAG GTGGGCACAGCTCGGTACATGGCCCCCGAGGTGCTGGAATCCAGGGTGAACCTGGAGGATCTTGAAGCTTTTAAACAGATGGACGTTTACTCTATGGCGCTGGTCCTGTGGGAGCTGGCTTCCCGTTGTCACGCCATTGGAG AGGTGAAGAACTACGAACCTGCGTTTGGCTCAAAGGTTTGTGAGCAGCCTTGTGTGGACAGCATGAGAGACTTAGTGCTGAGAGACAGAGGAAGGCCAGAAATTCCCTCGGCATGGACGCAGAAACCG GGAATGAATGTCTTCTGCTCGACAATTACCGAGTGCTGGGATCACGACCCCGAGGCCCGACTGACAGCTCACTGCGTGGTGGAGCGCTTCAGTgctctggaggaggaggaggaggaggagggtaaTCAGGAAGTGATGGGTCAGGGGAGCGAGGAGGAAAGACAAACACAAGAGCAACAAGAACAAGAGGAACTGAGATGA